The following proteins are encoded in a genomic region of Acidobacteriota bacterium:
- a CDS encoding cytochrome c3 family protein, which translates to MRLGVVLTAFLLSATTLSAAPAATPKAPSNDDCLGCHEDPSAKRADGSSLFVDKKVFAESVHGSAGASCVDCHTDLAKTADFPHPEKLAKPDCSGCHAQQVEDYGKSWHAAARAKSPTSKAAWCSDCHGSHDIKPSKDPASRTNHFNLPATCMRCHGDPKVFPRAGGADGSEPMSFHDSIHGKALEKSGLKVAPNCATCHGYHEIRSPKRDPKSTVARIHVPSTCGSCHSKILDEYATSIHGEQLAKGNESVPVCSDCHSAHAISGTPEVRRLAILKQCGSCHDSSLKSYRDTYHGQVSELGFAAVATCADCHTAHEIHPAGDARSSVGPAKRLATCQKCHPGAGPKFAKYDPHANPHDKGRSGILWFTALFMKYLLIGVFAFFGVHTALWFPRSVKARREAARRDGNGDAR; encoded by the coding sequence ATGAGGCTCGGAGTCGTTCTCACCGCGTTCCTGCTCTCGGCGACCACGCTGAGCGCAGCCCCGGCCGCGACCCCGAAGGCCCCGTCCAACGACGACTGTCTCGGTTGCCACGAGGACCCGTCCGCCAAGAGGGCGGACGGGTCCTCTCTTTTCGTCGACAAGAAGGTCTTTGCCGAGTCCGTCCACGGGTCGGCAGGGGCCTCGTGCGTCGACTGCCACACGGACCTCGCGAAGACGGCGGACTTCCCTCACCCGGAGAAACTCGCGAAGCCCGACTGCTCCGGCTGCCACGCGCAGCAGGTCGAGGACTACGGCAAGAGCTGGCACGCGGCCGCGCGGGCGAAGAGCCCGACGAGCAAGGCCGCCTGGTGTTCCGACTGCCACGGGTCGCACGACATCAAGCCCTCGAAGGACCCCGCGTCGCGGACGAATCACTTCAACCTGCCGGCGACGTGCATGCGCTGCCACGGCGATCCGAAGGTCTTCCCGCGCGCCGGCGGCGCCGACGGCAGCGAGCCGATGAGCTTCCACGACTCGATTCACGGCAAGGCGCTCGAGAAGTCCGGACTGAAGGTCGCCCCGAACTGCGCCACCTGCCACGGGTACCACGAGATCCGCAGCCCGAAGCGCGACCCGAAGAGCACCGTCGCGCGTATCCACGTGCCGTCGACGTGCGGCTCGTGCCACTCGAAGATCCTCGACGAGTACGCGACGTCGATCCACGGCGAGCAGCTCGCGAAGGGCAACGAGAGCGTCCCCGTCTGCTCCGATTGCCACTCGGCTCACGCGATCTCGGGCACGCCCGAGGTGCGGCGCCTTGCGATCCTCAAGCAGTGCGGGAGCTGCCACGACTCGTCCCTCAAGAGCTACCGCGACACGTACCACGGCCAGGTCTCGGAGCTCGGCTTCGCGGCGGTCGCGACGTGTGCGGACTGCCACACGGCGCACGAGATCCACCCGGCGGGCGACGCCCGGTCGTCGGTGGGGCCCGCCAAGCGGCTCGCGACGTGCCAGAAGTGCCATCCCGGCGCCGGGCCGAAGTTCGCGAAGTACGACCCCCACGCGAATCCGCACGACAAGGGCCGCAGCGGAATCCTCTGGTTCACGGCCCTGTTCATGAAGTACCTCCTGATCGGCGTCTTCGCCTTCTTCGGAGTCCACACGGCGCTGTGGTTCCCGCGGTCGGTCAAGGCGCGGCGCGAGGCGGCACGCCGCGACGGAAACGGAGACGCGCGATGA